The following proteins are co-located in the Streptomyces sp. NBC_01198 genome:
- a CDS encoding non-ribosomal peptide synthetase: MTTVPDLLAELAGAGVRLRLVDDARLEVSAPKGSLGADLRDRIVLHKPELIEWLSGLAGTGAGDLPVISHDAAALGEPFAPSDLQTSFIIGSREGFEHHVRPHQYMEWEFAELDPARYEAALNQVLRRQRKDLVVVRDDLRVQAVGADPAPVRVTVSDLAGMSEAEERAEIARVRAAMERHEPDISRWPWVEAHISRYGDGRARLHWNNNNLFSDAPGTMGFLANVMRAYDDPASVADDLTIGYRDCVLALAELEESPQGRAAERYWRERIPGWPEAPAVPLAAGADLRRRSLLVRREILFPAELWTALRGRAEARGLTKTNVVLAAHAELLAYWSGSRHFLINNMITHRVPLHPQIGEVLGNFASLYPLEADWRHDEPLLARARRLQSQVITDVEHSQWSGVKVLQALNQARRTPGRAVCPFAVGSALFVGATQRPDYSTLETPQVRFDCEFWELPDGRLWVVWDVIEEMFPEGLIDAMEEGYRTALTALAYDDAAWEAPGLDLLPAAQRVRRSLPAPAAAAPAADFLHDALAARATDAPDAPAVIADGATWTYAELQTRSAGLAARLRACGVTDGSRVAVVLPKGPEQIVAVFAALAAGAAYVPMDPGWPQDRVGYLLGDIEAAAVLTDAPHSAALAALTTAPVLSVTPADDGQDAVTPAGEGQDAVTPAGDGQDSLTPAGGGGTRTPADLAYVIYTSGSTGRPKGVMLDHRGPLNTVEDINRRFGIGAGDVVFGISSLCFDLSVYDVFGTAAAGAALVLPTAAAADPGAWLDLVGRHGVTVWNSVPAIMQLFTEAAEAAGATFPRLRTVLLSGDWIPVQLPDRIRRIAPNARVVSLGGATEASIWSICHPVDHVDPGWTSIPYGRPLAGQSWHILDDLGRDAPTWVPGHLYIGGAGLALGYLGDPAKTDAAFVTHPRTGERVYRTGDLGRYLPDGTIEFLGRADFQVKIQGFRVEPGEVEQTLLDHEAVAQAAVVARSTGSGKQLAAFVVGHPGAAPDGGPTAEALRELAAGRLPSYLVPAHITVLPALPLTANGKLDRRALEALGPGDEGGRAAPVAPRTATEAAIAEVWAETLEAEQVGVHDDFFDLGGQSFAALRVIERLAATTGRRIPLGVLLEQRTVAGLAQWLETAQPRWSPLVRLTHRPSGTPWFFVHPAGGNVLCYDRLAELLDAPVHAFQAPTPSSGGGPLDKVEDFAGRYLDALLAVQPHGPYRLGGWSSGGVIAFELAHLLEARGERVERLAVLDSPSPTAPRALDDTRLLLWFVEDLGVGFRAETVAEDEVRGLSALPDAQALAEVLALAGPGAAGIEPASLADPLAVFRGVVRACNGYAAPTIAADLVVVRAGEGEVGEFAGHPAAAVPDWGWAAVTSGSVTGATVPATHYTLLTPRHAAAVAEAISRPRQGA; this comes from the coding sequence GTGACCACCGTCCCAGATCTGCTGGCCGAACTCGCCGGGGCCGGAGTGAGACTGCGGCTCGTGGACGACGCCCGCCTTGAGGTGTCCGCGCCCAAGGGCAGCCTGGGCGCCGACCTGCGTGACCGGATCGTGCTGCACAAGCCCGAGCTGATCGAGTGGCTGAGCGGGCTGGCCGGCACCGGCGCCGGCGACCTGCCGGTGATCAGCCATGACGCGGCGGCCCTGGGCGAGCCCTTCGCGCCCTCCGACCTGCAGACGTCCTTCATCATCGGCAGCCGCGAGGGCTTCGAGCACCATGTCCGCCCGCACCAGTACATGGAGTGGGAGTTCGCCGAACTCGACCCGGCCCGCTACGAGGCAGCTCTGAACCAGGTGCTGCGCAGGCAGCGCAAGGACCTGGTCGTGGTCCGCGACGACCTGCGGGTGCAGGCGGTCGGTGCGGACCCGGCACCGGTGCGGGTGACCGTGTCCGACCTGGCGGGCATGTCCGAGGCCGAGGAGCGGGCGGAGATCGCCCGGGTCCGCGCCGCGATGGAGCGGCACGAGCCCGACATCTCCCGCTGGCCGTGGGTCGAGGCGCACATCAGCCGCTACGGCGACGGCCGTGCCCGGCTGCACTGGAACAACAACAACCTCTTCAGCGACGCCCCCGGCACCATGGGCTTCCTGGCGAACGTGATGCGCGCCTACGACGACCCCGCCTCGGTGGCCGACGACCTGACGATCGGTTACCGCGACTGCGTGCTGGCCCTCGCCGAGCTGGAGGAGTCGCCGCAGGGCAGGGCGGCGGAACGCTACTGGCGCGAGCGCATCCCCGGCTGGCCGGAGGCGCCCGCCGTGCCGCTCGCGGCCGGCGCCGACCTGCGGCGCCGCTCGCTGCTGGTGCGCAGGGAGATCCTCTTCCCCGCCGAGCTGTGGACGGCGCTGCGGGGCAGGGCCGAGGCCAGGGGGCTGACCAAGACCAACGTGGTGCTCGCCGCGCACGCGGAACTGCTCGCGTACTGGAGCGGGTCGCGGCACTTCCTGATCAACAACATGATCACCCACCGGGTGCCGCTGCACCCGCAGATCGGCGAGGTGCTCGGCAACTTCGCCTCGCTCTATCCGCTGGAGGCCGACTGGCGGCACGACGAGCCGTTACTGGCCCGCGCGAGGAGGCTGCAGTCGCAGGTCATCACGGACGTCGAGCACTCGCAGTGGAGCGGGGTGAAGGTGCTCCAGGCGCTCAACCAGGCCCGCCGCACCCCGGGCCGCGCGGTCTGCCCGTTCGCGGTCGGCAGCGCGCTCTTCGTCGGCGCCACGCAGCGGCCCGACTACAGCACCCTGGAGACACCGCAGGTGCGGTTCGACTGCGAGTTCTGGGAACTGCCCGACGGCCGGCTGTGGGTGGTGTGGGACGTCATCGAGGAGATGTTCCCCGAAGGCCTGATCGACGCCATGGAGGAGGGCTACCGGACGGCGCTCACCGCGCTGGCGTACGACGACGCGGCCTGGGAGGCGCCCGGCCTCGACCTGCTGCCCGCCGCCCAGCGCGTCCGGCGCTCGCTGCCCGCGCCCGCGGCGGCGGCGCCCGCCGCCGACTTCCTGCACGACGCGCTCGCCGCGCGCGCGACGGATGCCCCGGACGCACCCGCGGTCATCGCCGACGGCGCCACCTGGACGTACGCCGAACTCCAGACCCGCAGCGCCGGGCTGGCCGCCCGGCTGCGCGCCTGCGGCGTCACGGACGGCTCCCGGGTCGCCGTGGTGCTGCCCAAGGGTCCCGAGCAGATCGTCGCGGTCTTCGCCGCGCTCGCCGCCGGCGCGGCGTACGTCCCGATGGACCCCGGCTGGCCGCAGGACCGCGTCGGCTACCTGCTCGGCGACATCGAGGCGGCCGCGGTCCTGACCGACGCCCCGCACAGCGCCGCGCTGGCCGCACTGACCACCGCCCCGGTGCTCTCCGTCACCCCCGCGGACGACGGGCAGGACGCCGTCACGCCTGCCGGCGAGGGGCAGGACGCCGTCACCCCTGCCGGTGACGGGCAGGACTCCCTCACCCCCGCGGGCGGCGGCGGTACGCGGACGCCCGCCGACCTCGCGTACGTCATCTACACCTCCGGTTCCACCGGCCGTCCCAAGGGCGTGATGCTCGACCACCGCGGTCCGCTGAACACCGTCGAGGACATCAACCGCCGCTTCGGCATCGGCGCGGGAGACGTCGTCTTCGGCATCTCCTCGCTCTGCTTCGACCTGTCGGTCTACGACGTGTTCGGCACCGCCGCCGCCGGCGCCGCCCTGGTGCTGCCGACCGCCGCGGCGGCCGACCCGGGAGCGTGGCTGGACCTGGTCGGGCGGCACGGCGTGACCGTGTGGAACTCGGTGCCCGCGATCATGCAGCTGTTCACCGAGGCCGCCGAGGCCGCGGGCGCGACCTTCCCGCGGTTGCGGACGGTGCTGCTCAGCGGCGACTGGATCCCGGTGCAACTGCCTGACCGCATCCGGCGTATCGCGCCCAACGCCCGGGTGGTCAGCCTCGGCGGCGCCACCGAGGCGTCGATCTGGTCGATCTGCCACCCGGTCGACCACGTCGACCCCGGGTGGACCAGCATCCCCTACGGCCGCCCGCTGGCCGGGCAGAGCTGGCACATCCTGGACGACCTCGGCCGCGACGCGCCCACCTGGGTCCCCGGCCACCTGTACATCGGCGGCGCCGGACTGGCGCTCGGCTACCTCGGCGACCCGGCCAAGACCGACGCGGCCTTCGTCACCCACCCCCGCACCGGCGAGCGCGTCTACCGCACCGGGGACCTCGGCCGCTACCTGCCCGACGGCACCATCGAATTCCTCGGCAGGGCCGACTTCCAGGTCAAGATCCAGGGCTTCCGGGTCGAGCCCGGCGAGGTCGAGCAGACGCTGCTCGACCACGAAGCCGTCGCGCAGGCTGCCGTGGTGGCCCGCAGCACCGGCTCAGGCAAGCAGCTCGCCGCCTTCGTCGTCGGCCACCCCGGCGCCGCACCGGACGGCGGGCCCACCGCCGAAGCGCTGCGCGAACTCGCGGCGGGGCGGCTGCCCTCCTACCTGGTGCCCGCGCACATCACGGTGCTGCCCGCGCTGCCGCTGACCGCCAACGGCAAGTTAGACCGGCGCGCGCTAGAAGCGCTCGGCCCGGGCGACGAGGGCGGCAGGGCCGCGCCCGTGGCGCCGCGGACAGCGACCGAGGCCGCCATCGCCGAGGTGTGGGCGGAGACGCTGGAGGCCGAACAGGTCGGCGTGCACGACGACTTCTTCGACCTCGGCGGCCAGTCCTTCGCCGCGCTGCGGGTCATCGAACGCCTCGCGGCCACCACCGGCCGCCGCATACCGCTCGGCGTGCTGCTCGAGCAGCGTACGGTGGCGGGCCTGGCCCAGTGGCTGGAGACCGCGCAGCCCCGGTGGTCCCCGCTGGTACGGCTCACCCACCGCCCCAGCGGCACCCCGTGGTTCTTCGTGCACCCGGCGGGCGGCAACGTGCTCTGCTACGACAGGCTCGCCGAACTGCTCGACGCGCCGGTGCACGCCTTCCAGGCGCCCACCCCGAGCAGCGGCGGCGGCCCGCTGGACAAGGTCGAGGACTTCGCCGGCCGCTACCTCGACGCGCTGCTCGCCGTCCAGCCGCACGGCCCCTACCGGCTCGGTGGCTGGTCGTCGGGCGGCGTCATCGCCTTCGAGCTGGCGCACCTTCTCGAGGCGCGCGGCGAGAGGGTGGAACGGCTGGCGGTGCTCGACTCGCCGAGCCCGACCGCCCCGCGCGCACTGGACGACACCCGGCTGCTGCTGTGGTTCGTCGAGGACCTCGGCGTCGGCTTCCGCGCCGAGACGGTCGCCGAGGACGAGGTGCGCGGGCTGTCCGCGCTGCCCGACGCGCAGGCGCTTGCCGAGGTGCTGGCACTGGCCGGCCCTGGCGCCGCCGGCATCGAACCGGCGTCGCTCGCCGACCCGCTGGCCGTCTTCCGCGGTGTGGTCCGCGCCTGCAACGGCTACGCGGCGCCGACCATCGCCGCCGACCTCGTCGTCGTACGCGCCGGCGAGGGCGAGGTCGGCGAATTCGCCGGCCACCCGGCTGCCGCCGTGCCCGACTGGGGCTGGGCGGCGGTGACCTCAGGGTCCGTGACCGGCGCCACCGTGCCGGCCACGCACTACACCTTGCTGACTCCCCGACATGCCGCCGCGGTGGCCGAAGCGATCAGCCGACCAAGACAAGGTGCGTAG